The Takifugu rubripes chromosome 3, fTakRub1.2, whole genome shotgun sequence genome contains a region encoding:
- the LOC101074919 gene encoding keratin, type II cytoskeletal 8-like isoform X1, producing MSSRSKHPGGRASSFSSRSMGSYSIPRVSYGPTQVAPITAVTVNQSLLVPLKIDIDPTVHAVRKQEKEQIMKLNNRFASFIDKVRHLEQQNKMLETKWKLLQQETATPSEVEPMLKAYVASLQRQLDCITSNKSRLDMENSAMHKNVNDNKTKYEQEINKRSYAENEFVMIKKDVDMGYVSKLELEDLLSSLSEEFNFLKAIYDAELFELREDMKETSVVVQMDNSRALNMDQVVSEVKLQYEELAARGREEAESWHRIKFDQITAEADQYGNELRSAKNEIAELNRIISRLQNEIAALKAQHSTLEQQIAEAERHGDAAVIDAKARIKDLGDALQKAKRDMARQLREYQELMNVKLALDIEISTYRKLLEGEEERLGQDSAVNIVPTRDSSRQFQQRKPAAIFIKTVETNRTSKSKM from the exons ATGAGCAGCCGTTCGAAGCATCCTGGAGGAAGGGCATCaagcttcagcagcaggtccatgGGATCCTACAGCATCCCCAGGGTTAGCTATGGGCCCACCCAAGTGGCCCCCATCACGGCCGTGACCGTCAACCAGAGCCTGCTGGTGCCTCTGAAGATAGATATCGACCCTACTGTCCACGCTGTACGCaagcaggagaaggagcagaTTATGAAACTCAACAACCGCTTTGCCTCCTTCATCGACAAG GTGAgacacctggagcagcagaacaaaatGCTGGAGACCAagtggaagctgctgcagcaggaaacagcCACCCCATCTGAAGTCGAACCCATGCTGAAGGCCTACGTCGCCAGCCTTCAGCGGCAGCTGGACTGTATCACCAGCAACAAAAGCAGACTCGACATGGAGAACAGCGCTATGCACAAAAACGTGAATGACAACAAGACAAA GTACGAGCAGGAGATCAACAAGAGGAGTTATGCGGAGAATGAGTTTGTCATGATCAAGAAG GACGTGGACATGGGCTATGTGTCAAAACTGGAACTCGAAGACCTGCTGTCTTCTCTGAGTGAAGAATTTAATTTCCTCAAGGCCATTTATGATGCT GAGCTGTTTGAGCTGCGTGAGGATATGAAGGAGACCTCTGTGGTGGTGCAGATGGACAACTCTCGTGCACTGAACATGGACCAGGTTGTGTCTGAGGTTAAGCTTCAGTATGAGGAGCTAGCAGCCCGCGGCCGTGAAGAAGCAGAGAGCTGGCACAGGATCAAA TTTGACCAGATTACGGCTGAGGCAGACCAGTATGGAAATGAGCTTCGTAGTGCCAAGAATGAAATAGCAGAACTCAACCGAATCATTAGCCGCCTTCAGAATGAGATTGCGGCTTTGAAAGCACAG CATTCCACCCTTGAGCAGCAGATAGCTGAAGCGGAACGGCATGGAGACGCGGCTGTAATTGACGCCAAAGCTCGCATCAAGGACTTAGGGGATGCTCTGCAAAAGGCCAAGCGGGACATGGCTCGGCAGCTCAGAGAGTACCAGGAGCTCATGAATGTCAAGTTAGCCCTGGACATAGAGATCTCCACATACAGGAAGCTactggaaggagaggaggaaag GCTTGGGCAAGATTCCGCAGTCAACATTGTGCCCACCAGAG ATTCTTCACGTCAATTCCAGCAGCGAAAGCCAGCTGCAATTTTTATCAAGACAGTGGAGACAAACCGTACATCTAAatctaaaatgtaa
- the LOC101074919 gene encoding keratin, type II cytoskeletal 8-like isoform X2, producing the protein MSSRSKHPGGRASSFSSRSMGSYSIPRVSYGPTQVAPITAVTVNQSLLVPLKIDIDPTVHAVRKQEKEQIMKLNNRFASFIDKVRHLEQQNKMLETKWKLLQQETATPSEVEPMLKAYVASLQRQLDCITSNKSRLDMENSAMHKNVNDNKTKYEQEINKRSYAENEFVMIKKDVDMGYVSKLELEDLLSSLSEEFNFLKAIYDAELFELREDMKETSVVVQMDNSRALNMDQVVSEVKLQYEELAARGREEAESWHRIKFDQITAEADQYGNELRSAKNEIAELNRIISRLQNEIAALKAQHSTLEQQIAEAERHGDAAVIDAKARIKDLGDALQKAKRDMARQLREYQELMNVKLALDIEISTYRKLLEGEEERLGQDSAVNIVPTRGNY; encoded by the exons ATGAGCAGCCGTTCGAAGCATCCTGGAGGAAGGGCATCaagcttcagcagcaggtccatgGGATCCTACAGCATCCCCAGGGTTAGCTATGGGCCCACCCAAGTGGCCCCCATCACGGCCGTGACCGTCAACCAGAGCCTGCTGGTGCCTCTGAAGATAGATATCGACCCTACTGTCCACGCTGTACGCaagcaggagaaggagcagaTTATGAAACTCAACAACCGCTTTGCCTCCTTCATCGACAAG GTGAgacacctggagcagcagaacaaaatGCTGGAGACCAagtggaagctgctgcagcaggaaacagcCACCCCATCTGAAGTCGAACCCATGCTGAAGGCCTACGTCGCCAGCCTTCAGCGGCAGCTGGACTGTATCACCAGCAACAAAAGCAGACTCGACATGGAGAACAGCGCTATGCACAAAAACGTGAATGACAACAAGACAAA GTACGAGCAGGAGATCAACAAGAGGAGTTATGCGGAGAATGAGTTTGTCATGATCAAGAAG GACGTGGACATGGGCTATGTGTCAAAACTGGAACTCGAAGACCTGCTGTCTTCTCTGAGTGAAGAATTTAATTTCCTCAAGGCCATTTATGATGCT GAGCTGTTTGAGCTGCGTGAGGATATGAAGGAGACCTCTGTGGTGGTGCAGATGGACAACTCTCGTGCACTGAACATGGACCAGGTTGTGTCTGAGGTTAAGCTTCAGTATGAGGAGCTAGCAGCCCGCGGCCGTGAAGAAGCAGAGAGCTGGCACAGGATCAAA TTTGACCAGATTACGGCTGAGGCAGACCAGTATGGAAATGAGCTTCGTAGTGCCAAGAATGAAATAGCAGAACTCAACCGAATCATTAGCCGCCTTCAGAATGAGATTGCGGCTTTGAAAGCACAG CATTCCACCCTTGAGCAGCAGATAGCTGAAGCGGAACGGCATGGAGACGCGGCTGTAATTGACGCCAAAGCTCGCATCAAGGACTTAGGGGATGCTCTGCAAAAGGCCAAGCGGGACATGGCTCGGCAGCTCAGAGAGTACCAGGAGCTCATGAATGTCAAGTTAGCCCTGGACATAGAGATCTCCACATACAGGAAGCTactggaaggagaggaggaaag GCTTGGGCAAGATTCCGCAGTCAACATTGTGCCCACCAGAGGTAACTATTG A
- the abtb1 gene encoding ankyrin repeat and BTB/POZ domain-containing protein 1 isoform X1, with the protein MDVYDLFSSCKKGDIFRVRYLIEQRDVDLNVRDKWDSTPLYYACLCGHEELVEYLLASGAKSEVNTFDGERCMYGCLNDSIRRLLKDYKCVSVYAMKRGDFNYFLHMLWEQGQYSDVKFLVHGQIFAVHRCILSARSEYFSDMFERKWKGKNLITLKHPLVNPAAFRALLQYIYTGQMDIDVTLVEDSRRLAKQCKMKDLIEELDNKCKKVYQFVSNKPGVCVKVLSLKPHHCRLEEEFAQIADAALPAELGVGFGELPFNRMDCFPTYPDICFRVDGYNFLCHKAFFCGRSDYFRALLEDHFCEGEQLQSHPNTLVITLHNISHEIFIHIMYYIYTDNTELMVESVFDVLCVADMYLLPGLKRLCGKTMAQTLCKDNVVYMWKMAKLFQLSRLEDQCVEYMAKIIYQLVEQPELAEAIKEDADTVEGREATDSVPLVDEIRFHIASNVQTYSEIQEANQKLEALEELLTSINICC; encoded by the exons ATGGACGTATATGATTTGTTTAGTAGCTGCAAGAAGGGCGACATTTTTAGAGTCAG ATACCTTATTGAACAGCGAGACGTGGACCTCAATGTAAGAGAtaaatgggacagcaccccttT gtattACGCTTGCCTCTGTGGCCacgaggagctggtggagtACCTGTTGGCCAGTG GTGCCAAGAGCGAAGTCAACACGTTTGATGGGGAGAGGTGCATGTATGGCTGTCTTAATGATTCCATACGCCGCCTGCTCAAGGATTACAAGTGCGTCAGTGTGTACGCCATGAAGCGCGGGGATTTTAACTACTTTCTACACAT GCTATGGGAGCAGGGGCAATACAGCGATGTAAAATTCTTGGTTCACGGACAGATCTTTGCAGTCCACCGCTGCATTCTGAGCGCACGCTCGGAGTACTTTTCTGATATGtttgaaagaaaatggaaaggGAAGAACCTGATCACCCTCAAGCACCCTTTG GTTAACCCTGCAGCTTTCAGAGCTCTTCTGCAATATATTTACACAG GTCAAATGGATATTGATGTGACTCTGGTGGAGGACTCGCGAAGACTTGCTAAACAGTGCAAGATGAAGGATCTAATCGAGGAACTTGACAACAAATGCAAAAAGGTGTATCAATTTG TATCCAACAAACCTGGGGTCTGTGTGAAGGTCCTCAGCCTGAAGCCTCACCACTGtcggctggaggaggagtttgCTCAAATAGCAGATGCTGCGCTACCTGCTGAATTAGGC GTCGGGTTCGGGgagctcccctttaacaggatgGACTGCTTTCCTACCTACCCTGACATCTGCTTCAGAGTCGATGGCTATAATTTCCTGTGCCACAAG GCATTCTTCTGTGGGCGTAGTGACTACTTCAGAGCGTTACTGGAGGATCACTTCTGCGagggagagcagctgcagtctCATCCCAACACCTTAGTCATTACCTTACACAACATCTcccatgaaatattcatccacATCATGTATTACATCTACACCGATAACACAGAG CTGATGGTAGAGAGTGTGTTCGACGTGCTGTGCGTGGCCGACATGTATCTGCTGCCGGGACTGAAGCGCCTCTGTGGGAAAACAATGGCACAGACTTTGTGCAAGGACAACGTGGTGTACATGTGGAAGATGGCAAAGCTTTTCCAGCTCTCCCGGCTGGAGGATCAGTGTGTGGAGTACATGGCTAAGATTATTTATCAG CTTGTGGAGCAACCTGAGCTGGCGGAGGCCATCAAAGAGGACGCAGACACAGTGGAGGGGCGAGAGGCCACCGACTCCGTCCCCCTGGTGGACGAAATCCGCTTCCACATTGCCAGCAACGTGCAAACATACAGCGAAATTCAAGAGGCCAACCAGAAACTGGAGGCCCTGGAAGAGCTTCTCACGTCCATTAATATCTGCtgctga
- the LOC101074694 gene encoding deoxyribonuclease-1-like translates to MKIASFNAQRFGLKKALDPGVLSTLIKIVSRYDIIVILEVVDVSGASVKLLLKELNRANSAHHYALQISSRLGRNRYKEQFLFLYRDDVVDLTDCYQYEDNQTDDPDAFAREPYILHFKPRNTVLKNIVLIPVRISPYDTENELDELYEVFLFVKDKWKTDNIMILGDFCADGLYVTQKQMKALRIRSDKNFHWLIGDDMDTTSDTSKDHTYDRILVYGDDMLAAVVPKSAKPFDFHKEFHMTEEMALEVSDHYPVEVELRKASPFWTTDGSRTCHTPEESVIRADTNQLNIEVVKLQKENLLLEQEKLQLQISLLKQHLLRLQRSKK, encoded by the exons ATGAAGATCGCTTCTTTTAACGCGCAGAGGTTTGGACTCAAGAAAGCCCTGGATCCAGGTGTCCTGTCGACCTTGATTAAG ATCGTGTCCCGATACGATATAATAGTGATTTTGGAGGTGGTGGATGTGAGCGGAGCATCTGTTAAACTTCTCTTGAAGGAGCTGAACAG AGCCAACTCAGCCCACCACTATGCTCTGCAAATCAGCAGCCGCCTGGGGAGGAACCGATACAAGgaacagtttttgtttttgtacag AGACGACGTTGTGGATCTGACCGACTGTTATCAATACGAAGACAACCAGACCGATGACCCGGACGCCTTTGCCAGGGAGCCTTATATTCTGCATTTCAAACCACGTAACACAG TGCTGAAGAATATAGTGCTAATCCCAGTCCGCATCTCGCCGTACGACACCGAGAACGAGCTGGATGAGCTCTATGAGGTCTTCCTGTTTGTCAAGGATAAATGGAAAACAGAC AACATTATGATTCTGGGGGATTTCTGTGCAGATGGCCTGTATGTCACCCAGAAGCAAATGAAGGCGCTGCGAATACGCAGTGACAAGAATTTCCACTGGCTGATTGGAGACGACATGGACACCACTTCTGACACATCCAAAGACCACACCTACGACCG AATCCTCGTGTACGGCGACGACATGCTGGCGGCTGTCGTGCCGAAGTCAGCCAAGCCGTTCGATTTCCACAAGGAGTTTCACATGACTGAAGAAATG GCCCTGGAGGTGAGCGACCACTACCCCGTTGAGGTGGAGTTACGTAAAGCTTCTCCCTTTTGGACGACAGATGGCTCTCGAACATGTCACACCCCAGAAGAATCAGTCATCAGAGCTGACACAA aCCAGTTGAACATTGAAGTGGTGAAATTGCAAAAGGAAAATCTCCTGCTGGAGCAAGAAAAACTTCAACTACAGatttctcttttaaaacaaCACCTTTTAAGACTACAGCGGTctaaaaaatga
- the abtb1 gene encoding ankyrin repeat and BTB/POZ domain-containing protein 1 isoform X2, whose amino-acid sequence MYGCLNDSIRRLLKDYKCVSVYAMKRGDFNYFLHMLWEQGQYSDVKFLVHGQIFAVHRCILSARSEYFSDMFERKWKGKNLITLKHPLVNPAAFRALLQYIYTGQMDIDVTLVEDSRRLAKQCKMKDLIEELDNKCKKVYQFVSNKPGVCVKVLSLKPHHCRLEEEFAQIADAALPAELGVGFGELPFNRMDCFPTYPDICFRVDGYNFLCHKAFFCGRSDYFRALLEDHFCEGEQLQSHPNTLVITLHNISHEIFIHIMYYIYTDNTELMVESVFDVLCVADMYLLPGLKRLCGKTMAQTLCKDNVVYMWKMAKLFQLSRLEDQCVEYMAKIIYQLVEQPELAEAIKEDADTVEGREATDSVPLVDEIRFHIASNVQTYSEIQEANQKLEALEELLTSINICC is encoded by the exons ATGTATGGCTGTCTTAATGATTCCATACGCCGCCTGCTCAAGGATTACAAGTGCGTCAGTGTGTACGCCATGAAGCGCGGGGATTTTAACTACTTTCTACACAT GCTATGGGAGCAGGGGCAATACAGCGATGTAAAATTCTTGGTTCACGGACAGATCTTTGCAGTCCACCGCTGCATTCTGAGCGCACGCTCGGAGTACTTTTCTGATATGtttgaaagaaaatggaaaggGAAGAACCTGATCACCCTCAAGCACCCTTTG GTTAACCCTGCAGCTTTCAGAGCTCTTCTGCAATATATTTACACAG GTCAAATGGATATTGATGTGACTCTGGTGGAGGACTCGCGAAGACTTGCTAAACAGTGCAAGATGAAGGATCTAATCGAGGAACTTGACAACAAATGCAAAAAGGTGTATCAATTTG TATCCAACAAACCTGGGGTCTGTGTGAAGGTCCTCAGCCTGAAGCCTCACCACTGtcggctggaggaggagtttgCTCAAATAGCAGATGCTGCGCTACCTGCTGAATTAGGC GTCGGGTTCGGGgagctcccctttaacaggatgGACTGCTTTCCTACCTACCCTGACATCTGCTTCAGAGTCGATGGCTATAATTTCCTGTGCCACAAG GCATTCTTCTGTGGGCGTAGTGACTACTTCAGAGCGTTACTGGAGGATCACTTCTGCGagggagagcagctgcagtctCATCCCAACACCTTAGTCATTACCTTACACAACATCTcccatgaaatattcatccacATCATGTATTACATCTACACCGATAACACAGAG CTGATGGTAGAGAGTGTGTTCGACGTGCTGTGCGTGGCCGACATGTATCTGCTGCCGGGACTGAAGCGCCTCTGTGGGAAAACAATGGCACAGACTTTGTGCAAGGACAACGTGGTGTACATGTGGAAGATGGCAAAGCTTTTCCAGCTCTCCCGGCTGGAGGATCAGTGTGTGGAGTACATGGCTAAGATTATTTATCAG CTTGTGGAGCAACCTGAGCTGGCGGAGGCCATCAAAGAGGACGCAGACACAGTGGAGGGGCGAGAGGCCACCGACTCCGTCCCCCTGGTGGACGAAATCCGCTTCCACATTGCCAGCAACGTGCAAACATACAGCGAAATTCAAGAGGCCAACCAGAAACTGGAGGCCCTGGAAGAGCTTCTCACGTCCATTAATATCTGCtgctga